In one window of Brachyhypopomus gauderio isolate BG-103 chromosome 16, BGAUD_0.2, whole genome shotgun sequence DNA:
- the dhrs13b.2 gene encoding tapasin-related protein isoform X1, producing the protein MIISFRGILLALLFSGICGSQPGRNIQWLPCQFVDETIRINEEGHRETKYHHRDAILQFGQSGDPPVNPNTITFLVTTSKVDMRRYVEGDENTLQCEIRRYSTGGIVMRWPGLGAQEHDSWFTCALHHSQERFVITTFLRHTPAGGDSTQWIHVGDRDLLSTSAVMAVLTTTPVVHAGLLKDKTLHCQFFVDHKQANVTVQWWFQRRGERTKLFTHSSRTGHSEGKGVSIRGLSNAGNASLKLPPITQASEGTYTCSVLVPPLYASQDNILSIMEPPRVSVNVGPSLALTLGSEQKVSCDAQGYYPLDVTIEWLREPLDSSFIPEVLKNILFSSHRHHQDGTFSLSAFFLLQPSLDDSGYKYTCRVQHQALLTPVRKSFTLTVTEQDSTLWYISVFGFIIFMIGILVWLIPQLIAAKRNSARKMY; encoded by the exons ATGATTATTTCGTTTAGGGGCATTTTACTTGCATTATTATTTTCAG GAATATGTGGGTCTCAGCCGGGGCGAAATATCCAATGGCTTCCGTGTCAGTTTGTGGATGAGACAATACGAATAAATGAAGAGGGCCACAGAGAGACTAAATACCACCACCGAGATGCGATCCTGCAGTTCGGCCAATCAGGAGACCCTCCTGTAAACCCCAACACCATTACCTTTCTCGTCACAA CTTCAAAGGTGGATATGCGGCGCTACGTAGAAGGAGACGAGAACACGCTGCAGTGTGAGATCCGTAGATACAGCACCGGTGGTATTGTCATGCGCTGGCCTGGTCTGGGCGCTCAGGAACACGACAGCTGGTTCACCTGCGCTCTCCACCACTCTCAGGAGCGCTTCGTCATCACCACCTTCCTGAGGCACACGCCCGCGGGTGGAGACTCCACCCAGTGGATTCATGTTGGAGACCGGGACCTTCTGTCCACTTCAG CGGTGATGGCGGTCCTGACCACCACCCCCGTGGTGCACGCGGGCCTCTTGAAGGATAAGACCCTGCACTGTCAGTTCTTCGTGGATCACAAGCAGGCCAACGTGACGGTGCAGTGGTGGTTTCAGCGGCGTGGCGAGCGCACCAAGCTCTTCACCCACTCCAGCCGCACGGGGCACAGCGAGGGCAAGGGCGTGTCCATCAGAGGCCTCTCCAACGCAGGCAACGCCTCCCTGAAGCTCCCCCCGATCACGCAAGCCAGCGAGGGCACCTACACGTGCTCCGTGCTTGTGCCCCCGCTCTACGCCAGCCAGGACAACATCCTGAGCATTATGG AGCCACCACGAGTGTCGGTGAACGTGGGCCCGTCCTTGGCGTTGACCCTGGGCTCCGAGCAGAAGGTGAGCTGCGACGCCCAGGGATACTACCCGCTGGACGTGACCATCGAGTGGCTGCGTGAGCCGCTGGACTCCAGCTTCATCCCAGAGGTGCTGAAGAACATCTTGTTCTCCAGCCACCGCCACCACCAGGACGGCACCTTCTCCCTCTCCGCCTTCTTCCTCCTGCAGCCCAGCCTGGACGACTCGGGGTACAAGTACACCTGCCGGGTTCAACATCAGGCCCTTCTCACGCCAGTCCGCAAGTCCTTCACCCTCACTGTCACAG AACAAGACAGTACACTGTGGTACATATCTGTGTTTGGATTCATCATCTTCATGATAGGAATTCTGGTATGGCTGATACCACAGCTAATTGCTG CAAAACGAAACTCGGCAAGAAAG ATGTACTAA
- the dhrs13b.2 gene encoding tapasin-related protein isoform X2 — protein sequence MRRYVEGDENTLQCEIRRYSTGGIVMRWPGLGAQEHDSWFTCALHHSQERFVITTFLRHTPAGGDSTQWIHVGDRDLLSTSAVMAVLTTTPVVHAGLLKDKTLHCQFFVDHKQANVTVQWWFQRRGERTKLFTHSSRTGHSEGKGVSIRGLSNAGNASLKLPPITQASEGTYTCSVLVPPLYASQDNILSIMEPPRVSVNVGPSLALTLGSEQKVSCDAQGYYPLDVTIEWLREPLDSSFIPEVLKNILFSSHRHHQDGTFSLSAFFLLQPSLDDSGYKYTCRVQHQALLTPVRKSFTLTVTEQDSTLWYISVFGFIIFMIGILVWLIPQLIAAKRNSARKMY from the exons ATGCGGCGCTACGTAGAAGGAGACGAGAACACGCTGCAGTGTGAGATCCGTAGATACAGCACCGGTGGTATTGTCATGCGCTGGCCTGGTCTGGGCGCTCAGGAACACGACAGCTGGTTCACCTGCGCTCTCCACCACTCTCAGGAGCGCTTCGTCATCACCACCTTCCTGAGGCACACGCCCGCGGGTGGAGACTCCACCCAGTGGATTCATGTTGGAGACCGGGACCTTCTGTCCACTTCAG CGGTGATGGCGGTCCTGACCACCACCCCCGTGGTGCACGCGGGCCTCTTGAAGGATAAGACCCTGCACTGTCAGTTCTTCGTGGATCACAAGCAGGCCAACGTGACGGTGCAGTGGTGGTTTCAGCGGCGTGGCGAGCGCACCAAGCTCTTCACCCACTCCAGCCGCACGGGGCACAGCGAGGGCAAGGGCGTGTCCATCAGAGGCCTCTCCAACGCAGGCAACGCCTCCCTGAAGCTCCCCCCGATCACGCAAGCCAGCGAGGGCACCTACACGTGCTCCGTGCTTGTGCCCCCGCTCTACGCCAGCCAGGACAACATCCTGAGCATTATGG AGCCACCACGAGTGTCGGTGAACGTGGGCCCGTCCTTGGCGTTGACCCTGGGCTCCGAGCAGAAGGTGAGCTGCGACGCCCAGGGATACTACCCGCTGGACGTGACCATCGAGTGGCTGCGTGAGCCGCTGGACTCCAGCTTCATCCCAGAGGTGCTGAAGAACATCTTGTTCTCCAGCCACCGCCACCACCAGGACGGCACCTTCTCCCTCTCCGCCTTCTTCCTCCTGCAGCCCAGCCTGGACGACTCGGGGTACAAGTACACCTGCCGGGTTCAACATCAGGCCCTTCTCACGCCAGTCCGCAAGTCCTTCACCCTCACTGTCACAG AACAAGACAGTACACTGTGGTACATATCTGTGTTTGGATTCATCATCTTCATGATAGGAATTCTGGTATGGCTGATACCACAGCTAATTGCTG CAAAACGAAACTCGGCAAGAAAG ATGTACTAA
- the gemin4 gene encoding gem-associated protein 4 gives MDQGSWQSCEKTAVLQGGFLLAGQLCQPEPFSALRKEDWERVGRPVVKAVTEICGQLCVDNQDRLQWRKRIVCIVWSKVLETEAEEDVDISWRENPLFAVQNSLPPMSHAALFELVKSVGCSTTYVELLLCFGAAEQCAELERLVRHVTMGVTQADVRLLLDVCWELLRGRRDVEDNLDRVFTARCARAAQNLTDCSSRASKRFKPDPESSTCVASVLFRGLSDVKEHVTSSELCYFALSNCLDMLYTSYLLDHATVLPVEVKLHNLVWLVTQRRRNDLLEGNDLIEAVRESQRDLAAAVSPAQRKPCGMTFIQAVEMTLGMTCTWEERGLLRVPASDASVLAVRCKYSICRVLGSLEQLSSSDGLDGDDQSMNSLKAVLKDFLASLSFTVPVSPSSDIECVATAIIDNNLKGFQDLPKLYASKLSLTFNESTWLSCIERNKGVFQQKDLVMTLVSTLLAKCQSDVDGKQSKKLKDIIVDIFCQLPLTDRNVILSEVLALSRRGLHGLLPSSVTAGYEEELNLAFNCIVQGGSRGGGQGSLSSAVHAVARVAFQNPEAALRRCCRAAVVNVGADRLFVHILQQLPGLVGPAAGEGEAARHERSLLCECLRAAAWNRLSSPQEEDQFLRFLSALMEPGMAGHAGEVVSFLPPEECVRAFVLPYLSSAPGSCSLELCLRVLQCALVHVFSGDRAPWVMSCSPFPLLYCLSQFLNASSRCWEQPLERDAVVSIETKELLISVLTTLGKAVGKEVALAPGAWSRALSWLYARVQELDWTVRFRLKEVWGEHFKYEVPSSLMAVCELSEQEWSGLESPHYGQGTGLLAWVECCCLSDLARETMLASLCLNLLDPEQVNMFGKGLLVALSQALPWCTVAEWHRLLEVLRELLRSEKLHAPYSLEYVDFLPFLDLRPFACDMRLSVLMLRVFQLLCGSSCDGWLPRQGWAHVSRLYAAALKAIVGSLKDKLPLPPAATPEGEPLNQEVLFVLTQLYCHAMHVQVMMPTGAEPLMPGEAEPLFLCALEILSHYEAIQAAYPKSCSALQRANTRHFLTTITDNLQCADMSTVLHQKIAQL, from the exons ATGGACCAAG GATCCTGGCAAAGTTGTGAGAAGACCGCTGTCTTGCAGGGTGGGTTTCTGTTGGCCGGTCAGTTATGCCAGCCGGAGCCGTTTTCTGCTTTGAGGAAGGAGGACTGGGAGCGTGTTGGACGTCCTGTCGTGAAGGCGGTCACCGAGATATGTGGCCAGTTGTGTGTAGACAACCAGGACAGGCTTCAGTGGAGAAAGAGGATTGTGTGTATCGTGTGGAGCAAGGTTTTGGAGACGGAGGCGGAGGAGGACGTTGACATCAGCTGGAGGGAAAACCCGCTGTTTGCCGTTCAAAATAGCCTCCCTCCCATGAGTCACGCGGCATTGTTCGAGTTGGTCAAGTCCGTGGGCTGCTCCACAACCTACGTCGAGTTGCTGCTTTGCTTCGGGGCGGCCGAGCAGTGCGCGGAGCTGGAGAGGCTGGTGAGACACGTGACGATGGGGGTCACGCAAGCAGACGTGAGGCTCCTGCTGGACGTGTGCTGGGAGCTGCTGAGGGGCAGGCGGGACGTGGAGGACAACCTGGACCGGGTCTTCACCGCCCGGTGTGCCCGCGCCGCCCAGAACCTCACTGACTGCTCCTCACGTGCGTCTAAACGCTTTAAGCCCGATCCGGAATCCTCCACGTGCGTTGCGTCCGTCCTGTTCCGAGGACTGAGTGACGTGAAAGAGCACGTGACCTCCTCAGAGCTGTGTTACTTTGCCCTTTCCAACTGTCTGGACATGCTGTACACCTCCTATCTGTTGGACCACGCCACTGTCCTCCCAGTGGAGGTGAAACTACACAACCTTGTCTGGTTAGTGACTCAGCGCAGGAGGAATGACCTGTTGGAGGGAAATGACCTAATTGAGGCCGTACGagaatcccagcgcgaccttgCAGCTGCCGTCTCTCCTGCTCAGAGGAAACCATGTGGAATGACCTTTATCCAAGCCGTAGAGATGACACTTGGAATGACATGCACATGGGAAGAGAGGGGATTACTCAGGGTACCTGCTAGTGACGCTAGTGTCTTAGCGGTACGTTGCAAATATAGTATATGTAGGGTTCTTGGGTCTTTAGAGCAGCTGTCGTCGTCTGACGGCCTGGATGGAGATGACCAGTCAATGAACAGTTTGAAAGCAGTTTTGAAAGACTTTCTTGCGTCTTTGTCTTTCACCGTACCTGTAAGTCCTTCTAGTGACATAGAGTGTGTTGCCACGGCAATTATTGATAATAACCTAAAGGGGTTCCAGGACCTTCCTAAACTTTATGCGTCCAAACTGAGCCTCACTTTCAACGAGTCGACGTGGCTAAGCTGTATAGAGAGAAACAAAGGTGTGTTTCAGCAGAAAGACCTTGTTATGACGTTAGTCTCCACTCTTCTAGCCAAATGCCAGAGTGATGTTGATGGAAAGCAGTCTAAGAAGCTGAAGGACATTATTGTGGACATATTCTGCCAGCTGCCTTTAACTGACAGGAATGTGATACTTTCTGAAGTTCTTGCCTTGTCACGGAGAGGTCTGCACGGCCTCCTGCCCAGCTCGGTGACGGCGGGCTATGAGGAGGAACTCAACCTGGCCTTCAACTGCATCGTGCAGGGGGGGTCGCGGGGAGGGGGCCAGGGCAGCCTGAGCTCGGCCGTGCACGCAGTGGCTCGCGTCGCCTTCCAGAACCCCGAGGCAGCCCTGCGCCGGTGCTGCCGCGCGGCCGTGGTGAACGTCGGCGCCGACCGGCTCTTCGTCCATATCCTGCAGCAGCTCCCTGGCCTCGTGGGCCCGGCGGCCGGAGAGGGGGAGGCGGCGAGACACGAGCGTAGCTTGCTGTGCGAATGTTTGCGGGCCGCCGCGTGGAACAGACTCTCTTCGCCCCAAGAGGAAGACCAGTTCCTCCGCTTCCTGTCCGCCCTGATGGAGCCCGGCATGGCCGGCCACGCGGGAGAGGTCGTCAGCTTCCTCCCACCTGAGGAATGCGTTCGTGCGTTTGTCCTGCCTTACCTGTCCTCGGCCCCTGGCTCCTGCAGCCTTGAGTTGTGCCTCCGGGTTCTCCAGTGTGCTCTGGTCCATGTCTTCTCCGGGGACAGGGCTCCCTGGGTAATGAGCTGTTCTCCTTTCCCTCTGCtctactgtctctctcagttccTGAATGCCAGTAGTAGATGCTGGGAGCAGCCCTTAGAGCGTGACGCAGTCGTTTCCATCGAAACGAAAGAACTGTTGATCTCTGTTCTGACCACGCTGGGAAAGGCAGTTGGCAAGGAAGTGGCTCTAGCTCCGGGCGCTTGGTCCAGGGCTCTCTCCTGGCTGTACGCGAGAGTGCAAGAACTTGACTGGACTGTCCGCTTTCGCCTCAAGGAAGTGTGGGGAGAGCACTTCAAATACGAAGTGCCAAGCTCCCTCATGGCTGTGTGCGAGCTTTCAGAACAGGAGTGGTCTGGCTTGGAATCGCCCCACTACGGACAAGGCACAGGCCTGTTGGCGTGGGTGGAGTGCTGTTGCCTTTCCGATCTCGCTCGGGAAACGATGCTGGCCAGTCTCTGTCTGAACTTGCTGGACCCGGAGCAAGTAAACATGTTTGGCAAGGGTTTGCTGGTGGCACTGTCGCAGGCCCTGCCCTGGTGCACCGTCGCTGAGTGGCACAGACTTCTGGAGGTGCTGCGAGAGCTCCTGCGGTCGGAGAAGCTCCACGCGCCGTACTCTCTGGAGTACGTGGACTTCCTCCCGTTCCTCGACCTCCGTCCGTTTGCGTGTGACATGCGCCTCTCCGTGCTGATGCTACGCGTGTTCCAGCTGCTCTGCGGCTCCAGCTGCGATGGCTGGCTGCCCCGTCAGGGCTGGGCGCACGTCAGCCGGCTCTACGCCGCCGCCCTAAAGGCCATCGTCGGCTCTCTGAAGGACAAGCTGCCCCTGCCGCCCGCCGCCACCCCGGAGGGTGAGCCTCTCAACCAGGAGGTTCTGTTCGTGTTGACTCAGCTGTACTGCCACGCAATGCACGTGCAGGTGATGATGCCCACAGGGGCGGAGCCTCTGATGCCCGGGGAGGCGGAGCCTCTGTTTCTGTGCGCGCTGGAAATCCTGTCCCACTACGAGGCCATTCAGGCTGCCTATCCGAAGAGCTGCAGCGCCTTACAGAGAGCGAATACACGCCATTTCCTCACCACCATCACAGACAACCTGCAGTGTGCAGATATGAGCACTGTCCTGCACCAGAAGATCGCTCAGCTATGA
- the dhrs13b.1 gene encoding dehydrogenase/reductase SDR family member 13b.1 — MSAFILAVGVIIGVCVLIRTVVSGPRCTSKVKLKGKTVVITGSNTGIGRETAVDLARRGARVILACRSKVRAEAALAIVKRDSQSNNVAFMQLDLASQKSVRNFAETFLKSEKRLDILINNAGVYKQGTTEDGLGLMFGVNHLGHFLLTNLLLDRLKECGPSRIINVASMVHTYGNLDFSLLSAHKEFGTGDSFLDVLRIYNNSKLCNVLFTHELANRLRGTNVTCFSLHPGAVSTELSRSLRPVVKHLLKPVIALFFKDACAGAQTTLHCALEEGIEGLSGRYFSDCAVRKVQRKARDDAVAKKLWEVSERLCSLS, encoded by the exons ATGTCTGCTTTTATCCTGGCCGTTGGTGTTATTATCGGAGTTTGCGTTTTAATCCGTACGGTGGTGTCAGGACCGAGATGCACCAGCAAAGTGAAACTAAAGGGCAAAACGGTGGTGATTACCG GCAGTAACACGGGCATCGGGAGGGAGACGGCGGTGGATCTGGCCCGGAGAGGCGCCCGGGTCATCCTGGCCTGCCGCAGCAAGGTGCGCGCTGAAGCGGCACTGGCCATCGTGAAGCGG GACAGCCAAAGCAATAATGTGGCGTTCATGCAGTTGGACCTGGCAAGTCAGAAGTCTGTGCGCAATTTTGCCGAGACGTTCCTGAAGTCCGAGAAAAGACTCGACATTCTCATCAACAACGCAG GTGTTTAcaagcagggaacaacagaagATGGCTTGGGCTTGATGTTTGGTGTCAATCATCTCGGTCACTTTCTTCTCACTAATCTGTTGCTAGACAGGCTGAAGGAGTGTGGTCCGAGTAGAATTATTAATGTAGCCTCAATGGTTCACACCTATGGGAACCTTGATTTCAGTCTACTCAGTGCTCACAAGGAGTTTGGGACAGGCGACTCCTTCTTGGATGTCCTGAGAATATATAACAACAGCAAGCTGTGCAATGTGCTCTTTACCCATGAGCTTGCAAACAGACTGCGAGGAACCAACGTCACCTGCTTCAGTCTCCATCCTG GGGCGGTGAGCACCGAGTTGTCCCGCAGCCTTCGTCCAGTGGTCAAACACCTGCTGAAGCCCGTCATAGCCCTCTTCTTTAAGGATGCGTGTGCAGGCGCCCAGACTACGCTCCACTGTGCCCTGGAGGAGGGCATCGAAGGCCTGAGTGGCCGATATTTCTCCGACTGCGCCGTGAGGAAGGTTCAGCGCAAGGCCCGGGACGACGCGGTGGCCAAGAAGCTCTGGGAAGTGAGTGAGAGACTGTGCAGCTTGTCTTGA